One Oncorhynchus clarkii lewisi isolate Uvic-CL-2024 chromosome 32, UVic_Ocla_1.0, whole genome shotgun sequence DNA window includes the following coding sequences:
- the LOC139392327 gene encoding thioredoxin-like protein 4A, whose product MLPHLHQAILSEEDRALVIRFGHDWDPTCMKMDEVLYSVAEKVKNFAVIYLVDITAVPDFNKMYELYDPCTVMFFFRNKHIMIDLGTGNNNKINWTMEDKQEMIDIVETVYRGARKGRGLVVSPKDYSTKYRY is encoded by the exons ATGCTGCCGCATCTCCACCAAGCCATTCTATCCGAGGAGGATAGAGCCCTGGTCATTAGGTTTGGACACGATTGGGACCCAACATGTATGAAAATGGACGAGGTGTTGTACAGCGTAGCTGAAAAG GTGAAAAACTTTGCAGTCATCTATTTGGTGGACATCACAGCGGTGCCGGACTTCAACAAGATGTACGAGTTGTATGATCCTTGCACCGTCATGTTCTTCTTCAG GAACAAGCACATCATGATAGATCTGGGGACTGgtaacaacaacaagatcaactgGACCATGGAGGACAAGCAGGAGATGATTGACATTGTTGAGACCGTTTACCGAGGGGCGAGAAAAGGACGAGGTCTGGTTGTATCTCCTAAGGACTACTCCACAAAATACAGATACTGA